In one Steroidobacteraceae bacterium genomic region, the following are encoded:
- the aat gene encoding leucyl/phenylalanyl-tRNA--protein transferase: MNRKPRMQGIVWLPADGDPDDFPPVEQALEQPDGLLAAGGDLSRARLLSAYRRGIFPWYSDGQPILWWSPDPREILWPAEFHCSRSLARSLRKRGYETRYDSDFAAVIDACAAPRGDSTGTWITAAMRSAYLDLHAFGLAHSIESWRDGVLAGGLYGVQLGRVFFGESMFSHETDASKVALARLVGDARARDLQLIDCQMATQHLRRMGSRPMPRADFVTWLDKLCPAVAGDRPH; encoded by the coding sequence ATGAACCGCAAGCCGCGCATGCAGGGCATCGTGTGGTTGCCCGCCGACGGCGATCCCGATGACTTTCCGCCGGTCGAGCAGGCACTCGAACAACCCGACGGCCTGCTGGCGGCCGGCGGCGACCTGTCGCGTGCACGACTGCTCAGCGCCTATCGCCGCGGCATCTTTCCCTGGTACAGCGATGGCCAACCCATTCTGTGGTGGTCCCCCGACCCACGCGAGATCCTCTGGCCCGCGGAATTTCATTGCAGCCGCTCGCTCGCGCGCAGCCTGCGCAAGCGCGGCTACGAAACACGCTACGACAGTGATTTCGCGGCGGTCATCGACGCCTGCGCTGCACCACGGGGCGACTCGACCGGCACCTGGATCACCGCGGCTATGCGCTCGGCCTACCTCGACCTGCACGCCTTCGGTCTTGCCCACAGCATCGAGAGCTGGCGGGACGGGGTACTGGCGGGCGGCCTCTACGGCGTGCAGCTAGGCAGGGTGTTCTTCGGCGAGAGCATGTTCAGCCACGAGACCGATGCATCGAAGGTCGCACTTGCGCGCCTGGTTGGCGACGCCCGGGCTCGCGACCTCCAGCTGATCGACTGTCAAATGGCAACCCAGCACTTGCGTCGCATGGGCAGCCGGCCGATGCCGCGCGCCGATTTCGTCACCTGGCTCGACAAGCTCTGCCCTGCCGTGGCGGGAGATCGGCCCCATTGA
- the gspF gene encoding type II secretion system inner membrane protein GspF has translation MGAYEYTALDADGRERKGVLEGDNARQVRQLLRERRLLPVAVDEVSEEASKPGARVLLQRRGASSADVALLTRQLATLSRAGLPLEEALLAVSQQTEKPRVQRIVMGVRARVMEGHSLATGLAEFPRVFPEIYRATVAAGEQSGHLDTVLERLADYTEGREVIRQRILGALLYPIVLTIMCLGIVAGLMVFVVPKVVGVFESSRAKLPFITRALIGISDFLRDYGIWLVLALVVAVVLFVRALRDHDFRRRVHRRLFALPLVGRLVRGFNTARFTRTFSILAGSAVPILEALRISGEVVTNIPMREAVAQAAERVREGAPIGRSLGVSKLFPPMTIHLISSGESSGELDSMLERAALSQERELDGLLTAMVGLLGPLLIIVMGLFVMGIVFAMLLPIFEMNTLIR, from the coding sequence ATGGGGGCATACGAATACACCGCGCTCGATGCCGATGGCCGCGAGCGCAAAGGTGTTCTCGAAGGGGACAATGCACGGCAGGTGCGACAGCTCCTGCGCGAGCGCCGGCTCCTGCCTGTCGCGGTCGATGAGGTCAGCGAGGAAGCCAGCAAGCCGGGCGCGCGGGTCCTGCTGCAACGGCGCGGCGCATCGAGTGCGGACGTTGCGCTCCTCACCCGCCAGCTTGCGACCCTGTCCCGAGCCGGCCTGCCGCTCGAAGAGGCCCTGCTTGCGGTGTCGCAGCAGACGGAAAAGCCGCGCGTGCAGCGCATCGTCATGGGCGTGCGGGCACGGGTCATGGAAGGACACAGCCTCGCGACCGGCCTCGCGGAGTTTCCGCGGGTCTTTCCGGAAATCTACCGTGCGACGGTTGCGGCGGGCGAGCAATCAGGACACCTCGACACGGTGCTGGAGCGACTGGCCGACTACACCGAGGGCCGCGAAGTCATACGCCAGCGTATCCTCGGCGCGCTGCTCTACCCCATCGTCCTGACCATCATGTGCCTTGGCATCGTCGCCGGTCTCATGGTCTTCGTGGTGCCGAAGGTCGTGGGCGTGTTCGAGTCGAGCCGCGCCAAGCTGCCCTTCATCACCCGTGCCTTGATTGGCATCAGCGACTTCCTGCGCGATTACGGCATCTGGCTGGTCCTCGCGCTGGTCGTCGCAGTGGTGCTGTTCGTGCGGGCATTGCGGGACCATGATTTCCGGCGCCGCGTCCATCGACGCCTGTTCGCGCTACCGCTTGTCGGCCGCCTGGTGCGCGGCTTCAACACGGCCCGCTTTACCCGCACCTTCAGCATCCTCGCCGGGAGCGCCGTACCCATACTCGAGGCACTCAGGATTTCGGGCGAAGTTGTGACCAACATCCCGATGCGCGAGGCGGTCGCACAGGCGGCGGAGCGCGTGCGCGAAGGTGCGCCCATCGGCCGGTCGCTCGGCGTGAGCAAGCTGTTCCCGCCCATGACCATTCACCTGATATCGAGCGGCGAATCCTCAGGCGAACTCGACTCGATGCTGGAACGTGCAGCGCTCAGCCAGGAGCGGGAGCTGGACGGGCTGCTGACGGCGATGGTCGGCCTGCTCGGACCGCTCCTTATCATTGTGATGGGTTTGTTCGTCATGGGCATCGTTTTTGCGATGCTGCTCCCGATTTTCGAAATGAATACCCTAATTCGCTGA
- a CDS encoding GNAT family N-acetyltransferase, which translates to MPTITSKRWTTAQDRRTVPAPGATLHSSIRQVDAAQWNAMVGGYPFLRHEFLAALERHGCVGGDTGWQPLILTLSDRAGICAGVAAYLKYHSYGEFVFDFAWAQAYHRHGLEYYPKLLIAAPFTPATGPRLLVRDTDAFELRAAELIAALQALQRQQQFSSIHALFLPEREQRAFAAAGWLARRDCQFHWQNRGYSSFEGYLETFSADKRKKARRERRRVSEAAIHFTTLSGSDASPAQLEQVHAMVRSTFLARGHEPYISLPCLREIAEHMGDALLIKLAWQNDEPVGTAIFFQDEHTLYGRYWGAREHFHSLHFETCYYQGIEHAIAAGLEHFDPGAQGEHKLSRGFDPVPTWSAHWIGDSRFRRAIADYLEQETVAVARYQQEAALHRPFRNP; encoded by the coding sequence ATGCCGACCATTACCTCGAAACGCTGGACCACGGCGCAGGATAGACGGACCGTGCCTGCGCCAGGCGCGACGCTGCACTCGAGCATCCGGCAGGTCGACGCGGCGCAATGGAATGCCATGGTCGGAGGCTATCCCTTCCTGCGCCACGAATTCCTTGCGGCGCTCGAGCGTCATGGTTGCGTAGGCGGTGATACGGGTTGGCAACCGCTGATACTGACCCTTTCCGACCGCGCGGGCATTTGCGCCGGCGTCGCGGCCTATCTCAAGTACCACTCCTACGGCGAATTCGTCTTCGATTTCGCCTGGGCCCAGGCCTATCATCGTCACGGGCTCGAGTATTACCCGAAGCTGCTCATCGCCGCGCCATTCACGCCCGCCACCGGACCGCGCCTGCTGGTGCGCGACACCGATGCCTTCGAACTGCGCGCCGCCGAGCTCATCGCTGCGCTGCAGGCGCTGCAGAGGCAGCAGCAGTTCTCCAGCATCCATGCGCTCTTCCTTCCCGAGCGCGAGCAACGCGCCTTCGCCGCCGCCGGCTGGCTCGCCCGACGCGACTGCCAGTTTCACTGGCAGAATCGCGGCTATTCGAGTTTCGAGGGCTACCTCGAGACGTTCAGCGCCGACAAGCGCAAGAAGGCGCGGCGTGAACGGCGCAGGGTCAGTGAAGCCGCGATCCACTTCACGACCCTGAGCGGATCGGATGCATCGCCCGCGCAGCTCGAGCAGGTCCATGCAATGGTGCGGTCAACCTTCCTTGCGCGTGGCCATGAACCCTATATTTCCCTGCCCTGCTTGCGGGAAATCGCCGAGCACATGGGCGATGCCTTGTTGATCAAGCTCGCGTGGCAAAACGATGAGCCGGTGGGTACGGCGATATTCTTCCAGGATGAGCACACACTCTATGGGCGTTACTGGGGTGCCCGCGAACATTTCCACAGCCTGCACTTCGAGACCTGTTACTACCAGGGAATCGAACATGCCATCGCCGCCGGGCTCGAGCACTTCGATCCAGGTGCCCAGGGCGAGCACAAATTGAGCCGCGGATTCGACCCGGTGCCGACCTGGTCGGCGCACTGGATCGGCGACAGCCGGTTCCGGCGCGCGATTGCCGACTACCTCGAGCAGGAAACCGTCGCCGTCGCGCGCTATCAGCAAGAAGCGGCACTTCATCGACCTTTCCGCAATCCATGA
- the gspC gene encoding type II secretion system protein GspC codes for MNALSLGGAFGHQAGLRQLLNTRGPQWLTIILGLVVAVQLGLLVTSIGSDPLPDLRAGNAIANSTPAARSLDLAGLINAHLFGEPAAVPGSLDNNAPQTSASLVLAGVLAADDPQRGVALIGQSAAATKVYAVGDSLPGGMKLHAVYSDKVLLNRGGSIESLPLPRQRSGSLTAPPPSANALQMTPNPVVNQMRQLVTQNPAAVGQLIRPQPVFSQGKQVGVRVYPGGNSRAFFQLGLRPGDLVTAINGTTLDDPARSDEIFRTIESSSQVEVAVTRNGRQQQLTLNMSDIANSAQELANSAANDQSAANPDPPPGPSDAPVQ; via the coding sequence ATGAACGCACTGTCATTGGGTGGAGCATTTGGCCACCAAGCCGGCCTGCGTCAGCTGCTCAATACCCGTGGGCCGCAATGGCTGACAATCATCCTGGGCCTCGTCGTCGCCGTGCAGCTTGGCCTGCTGGTCACCAGCATCGGCAGCGATCCACTACCCGATCTTCGCGCGGGCAACGCCATCGCCAACTCGACCCCGGCTGCGCGCTCGCTCGATCTGGCGGGGCTCATCAATGCGCACCTGTTTGGCGAACCGGCGGCCGTGCCTGGCTCGCTCGACAACAACGCACCACAGACCTCCGCATCGCTGGTGCTTGCGGGCGTGCTGGCGGCCGACGACCCACAGCGCGGTGTCGCACTGATCGGCCAGAGCGCGGCAGCCACCAAGGTCTACGCGGTGGGCGACAGCCTGCCGGGCGGTATGAAACTGCACGCTGTCTACAGCGACAAGGTATTGCTCAATCGTGGCGGCAGCATCGAGTCGCTGCCGCTGCCGCGCCAGCGCAGCGGCAGTCTGACCGCGCCGCCTCCCAGCGCGAATGCACTGCAAATGACACCCAACCCGGTCGTCAACCAGATGCGACAGCTGGTCACCCAGAACCCGGCGGCGGTGGGCCAGCTCATCCGGCCGCAGCCGGTTTTCTCGCAGGGCAAACAGGTTGGCGTGCGCGTCTACCCTGGCGGCAACAGCCGCGCGTTCTTCCAACTGGGCTTGCGCCCCGGTGACCTGGTGACCGCGATCAACGGCACCACGCTCGATGATCCGGCCCGCAGCGACGAGATCTTCCGCACCATCGAGTCGTCCAGCCAGGTCGAAGTGGCCGTCACGCGCAACGGTCGGCAACAACAACTCACACTGAACATGTCGGACATCGCCAATTCCGCACAGGAACTGGCGAATTCGGCCGCCAACGATCAATCCGCGGCAAACCCGGATCCACCGCCAGGACCGAGCGACGCTCCCGTGCAGTGA
- the gspD gene encoding type II secretion system secretin GspD, with amino-acid sequence MKALTILLTCGLLALAGSRPLGAQQGGQRITPNFKDADITQIVEAVSAATGKNFIIDPRVRANVTMLSTTPMSPDAFYEAFLSILAVHGYVAAPSGNVIKIVPDANARQMPGDDLPNRISSTSDEIVTQVIAVRNVSAAQLVPIIRPLIPQQGHLAAYPGSNILIISDRANNVNRIMRIVQRIDQTSDAEIEVVQLTHASAVEVVRILSSLTQGQGADAGGGGGVRAVADERSNSILLSGDSGQRLRTRTLIAHLDTPLENGGATQVRYLRYADAEKIAASLKEQATGVVQAAAGGGQAGAAAAAAADRSTTIWAEPETNALVITAPPKIMRELMAVVDKLDIRRAQVLVEAIIVDVVAGKESQLGVSWAVDGSKEDQAVGGFLPNGGASPVINLANAALDPTAANVGTLPSGFLVGIGRLQQTGINFAAVLKALRTDTSTNIVATPSAVTMDNQEAELKVAREVPFLTGQFTNTGATNGSINPFQTIQRQEVGTILKVTPQINEGDSVLLKIEIESSSLEGSTAGGVANLNQITSKRSIKTNILIEDNGTVVLGGLLSDEYTESESRVPFLGRIPLIGELFRDRGAKKDKRNLMVFLKPRILRDGVDAAIETNAKYNYIRNEQQRSNRKFEVLPLLPGVKKPELPPGDPPPVKREAPAAPANKNQSESPTTTEPPTAEPQTATPTEPKS; translated from the coding sequence ATGAAAGCACTGACGATCCTCCTCACCTGCGGGTTGCTCGCCCTGGCCGGATCCCGGCCGCTCGGCGCCCAGCAGGGCGGCCAGCGCATCACGCCAAATTTCAAGGACGCGGACATCACGCAGATCGTCGAGGCGGTCAGTGCCGCGACCGGCAAGAATTTCATCATCGACCCGCGGGTGCGCGCCAACGTCACCATGCTGTCGACGACCCCGATGTCGCCGGATGCGTTCTACGAGGCCTTTCTGTCGATCCTGGCGGTCCATGGCTACGTCGCCGCGCCGTCGGGTAACGTCATCAAGATCGTGCCGGATGCGAATGCGCGGCAGATGCCGGGCGATGACCTGCCCAATCGCATCAGCTCGACCTCGGACGAGATCGTCACCCAGGTGATCGCGGTGCGAAATGTCAGCGCGGCGCAGCTCGTGCCGATCATTCGGCCATTGATTCCCCAGCAAGGTCACCTCGCGGCCTACCCGGGCTCGAACATCCTGATCATTTCGGATCGCGCGAACAACGTGAACCGCATCATGCGCATCGTGCAGCGCATCGACCAGACGAGCGATGCCGAGATCGAAGTGGTCCAGCTGACACACGCATCGGCAGTGGAAGTCGTGCGAATTCTGAGCAGCCTGACGCAGGGCCAGGGTGCCGACGCAGGTGGCGGTGGCGGTGTGCGCGCCGTGGCGGATGAGCGATCGAACAGCATCCTGCTGTCGGGCGACAGCGGCCAGCGGCTGCGCACCCGGACGCTCATTGCCCACCTCGATACGCCGCTCGAGAACGGCGGCGCGACCCAGGTCCGCTATCTTCGCTATGCGGATGCCGAGAAAATCGCCGCGAGTCTCAAGGAACAGGCGACGGGTGTCGTGCAGGCAGCGGCGGGCGGCGGCCAGGCCGGCGCAGCGGCTGCGGCTGCGGCCGATCGCAGCACCACGATCTGGGCGGAACCGGAAACGAACGCGTTGGTCATCACCGCGCCGCCCAAGATCATGCGCGAGCTGATGGCGGTCGTCGACAAGCTCGACATCCGCCGTGCCCAGGTGCTGGTCGAAGCCATCATCGTGGACGTCGTTGCCGGCAAGGAATCACAGCTCGGCGTGTCCTGGGCCGTGGACGGCTCCAAAGAGGACCAGGCGGTCGGCGGCTTTCTGCCGAACGGCGGCGCCTCGCCGGTCATCAATCTCGCCAATGCGGCGCTCGACCCGACGGCGGCCAATGTCGGCACCCTGCCCTCCGGGTTCCTGGTCGGCATCGGACGACTGCAGCAGACCGGCATCAATTTCGCCGCGGTCCTGAAGGCGTTGCGCACCGATACCAGCACCAACATCGTCGCCACGCCCTCGGCCGTCACCATGGATAACCAGGAGGCGGAGCTCAAGGTCGCTCGCGAAGTGCCGTTCCTGACCGGCCAGTTCACCAACACCGGCGCGACCAACGGCTCTATCAATCCGTTCCAGACCATCCAGCGCCAGGAGGTCGGAACCATCCTGAAGGTCACGCCGCAGATCAACGAAGGCGACAGCGTGCTCCTGAAGATCGAGATCGAGAGCTCATCGCTCGAAGGCAGCACCGCCGGCGGCGTGGCCAATCTCAATCAGATCACCAGCAAGCGCAGCATCAAGACCAATATCCTCATCGAGGACAATGGCACGGTCGTGCTCGGCGGACTGCTGAGCGATGAGTACACGGAAAGCGAGTCGCGTGTGCCGTTTCTTGGTCGCATCCCGTTGATCGGCGAATTGTTCCGTGACCGCGGCGCCAAGAAGGACAAACGCAACCTGATGGTCTTCCTCAAGCCGCGCATACTGCGCGACGGAGTCGATGCCGCCATCGAAACCAACGCCAAATACAACTATATCCGCAACGAACAGCAGCGCAGCAATCGCAAATTCGAAGTACTGCCGTTGCTGCCGGGGGTCAAGAAACCGGAGTTGCCGCCCGGCGATCCACCGCCTGTCAAGCGCGAAGCGCCCGCGGCACCGGCAAATAAGAACCAGTCTGAATCCCCGACGACGACGGAGCCGCCGACTGCGGAGCCCCAGACGGCAACCCCAACGGAACCCAAATCGTGA
- the clpS gene encoding ATP-dependent Clp protease adapter ClpS, whose amino-acid sequence MSEQDPQRGDTGILVEEAKPKLAKPPLFRVVLLNDDYTPMEFVVDVLERFFSMNRPNATRVMLEVHTRGKGVCGVYTYEIAETKVAQVMTYARDNQHPLMCTLEEA is encoded by the coding sequence ATGAGCGAACAGGACCCACAACGCGGCGATACCGGAATACTGGTCGAAGAGGCCAAGCCAAAGCTCGCGAAGCCGCCGCTGTTTCGCGTCGTCCTCCTGAATGACGACTATACGCCCATGGAGTTCGTCGTTGATGTCCTCGAGCGTTTTTTCTCCATGAACCGACCGAATGCGACGCGCGTCATGCTCGAGGTACATACTCGCGGCAAGGGTGTCTGCGGTGTCTATACTTACGAAATCGCCGAGACGAAGGTTGCGCAAGTAATGACCTATGCGCGTGACAACCAACATCCACTGATGTGTACCCTGGAGGAAGCCTGA
- the gspE gene encoding type II secretion system ATPase GspE: MSPGRVSFAFAKRHGVVVKKITDGVAECAYRSGATPAALSELRRVVRIPVKLEKLSAEDFDKLLQRAYEAGSDAIEAASGLDDNNDLAHLALELPEQADLLESEDDAPVIRLINALLTQAVKENASDIHIEPFENRLVIRFRVDGVLREVLQSKRAAAPLVVSRIKVMSKLDIAEKRLPQDGRISLKIAGRAVDVRVSTIPSGHGERVVLRILDKQAGRLDLGQLGMDSKTQFMVDELIHKPHGIILVTGPTGSGKTTTLYAALERLNDNTRNIMTVEDPIEYYIDGIGQTQVNTKVEMTFARGLRAILRQDPDVVMVGEIRDLETAQIAVQASLTGHLVLSTLHTNTAAGAVTRLRDMGIEPFLLSSSLIGVLAQRLVRVLNPETKKAYAAGEYERRLLGIDNQAEAPVLYRPGDDPSGGYRGRTGIYELIPIDDQLRAMIHDGASELDIERYARTFTRSIRDDGRDKVLKGETTLEEILRVTRED, encoded by the coding sequence ATGTCGCCGGGCCGTGTCTCGTTTGCATTTGCCAAACGCCACGGCGTCGTCGTCAAGAAGATCACTGACGGCGTCGCCGAATGCGCCTACCGCAGCGGCGCCACCCCGGCTGCGCTCTCGGAACTTCGGCGCGTGGTGCGCATTCCGGTCAAGCTCGAGAAGCTCTCCGCCGAGGATTTCGACAAGCTCCTCCAACGTGCCTATGAAGCGGGCTCGGATGCCATCGAGGCCGCCTCGGGCCTCGATGACAACAACGACCTGGCGCACCTTGCGCTGGAGCTGCCCGAACAGGCGGATCTGCTCGAGAGCGAGGACGATGCGCCGGTCATACGCCTGATCAACGCGCTGCTCACGCAGGCGGTCAAGGAAAACGCTTCCGATATCCATATCGAACCGTTCGAGAACCGGCTGGTCATTCGCTTTCGGGTCGACGGCGTATTGCGTGAAGTCCTGCAGTCAAAACGCGCCGCTGCGCCGCTCGTCGTATCGCGCATCAAGGTGATGTCCAAGCTCGATATCGCCGAGAAGCGCCTGCCCCAGGATGGCCGTATCAGCCTCAAGATTGCGGGGCGCGCGGTGGACGTACGCGTCTCGACCATTCCGTCCGGGCACGGCGAACGGGTCGTGTTGCGCATCCTCGACAAGCAAGCGGGCCGCCTCGATCTCGGCCAGCTCGGCATGGACTCGAAGACACAGTTCATGGTGGATGAACTGATCCACAAGCCGCACGGCATCATCCTTGTGACAGGCCCGACCGGATCGGGAAAAACCACGACGCTGTACGCCGCGCTCGAGCGCCTCAATGACAACACCCGCAATATCATGACGGTCGAGGATCCGATCGAGTATTACATCGACGGCATCGGCCAGACGCAGGTCAACACCAAGGTCGAGATGACTTTTGCGCGCGGCCTGCGCGCCATACTGCGCCAGGACCCTGATGTCGTGATGGTCGGCGAAATCCGCGATCTCGAGACGGCGCAGATCGCGGTGCAGGCGAGCCTCACCGGACACCTCGTGCTCTCCACGTTGCACACCAACACGGCAGCGGGTGCGGTGACGCGCCTTCGTGACATGGGCATCGAGCCCTTCCTGCTGTCATCGAGCCTGATTGGCGTCCTCGCGCAACGCCTGGTGCGCGTACTCAATCCGGAAACAAAGAAAGCCTATGCGGCCGGCGAATACGAACGGCGCCTGCTCGGAATCGACAACCAGGCGGAAGCGCCCGTGTTGTACCGGCCAGGCGATGACCCGAGCGGTGGTTATCGTGGTCGGACGGGCATCTACGAACTCATCCCCATCGACGATCAATTGCGTGCCATGATTCACGATGGCGCCTCGGAGCTCGATATCGAACGCTATGCGCGCACGTTTACGCGCTCGATCCGCGACGATGGCCGTGACAAGGTATTGAAAGGCGAGACCACGCTGGAGGAAATTCTCCGCGTCACCCGCGAGGATTGA
- the clpA gene encoding ATP-dependent Clp protease ATP-binding subunit ClpA — translation MLSSELEQCLNDAFRRARDSRHEFLTVEHLLLSILDSPRVQEVLRACGADLTALKHELTEHVDRNTPRIAGQDEHEVQPTLGFQRVLQRAVFHVQSSGKREVGVVNVLVAIFSEKQSHAVFLLAKQDVQRLDIVNYISHGVARVGDEKTEKTETAEGERDAEGGSALEKYAINLNQRASEGHIDPLIGRQLELERTIEILCRRRKNNPLFVGEAGVGKTAIAEGLARRIVENNVPEVLTDCTIFALDMGALIAGTKYRGDFEKRLKAVIGELKKLPGAILFIDEIHTVIGAGAASGGVMDASNLIKPVLSNGEIRCIGSTTYQEYRGIFEKDHALARRFQKIDVVEPSVSETVEILRGLRSRFEEHHGIRYTDAALAAAAELAARHINERHLPDKAIDVVDEAGARMRLRNVAEREEVVDVSHIEDVVARMARIPPKSVSTSDREVLRNLERNLKLVIFGQDQAIETLGAAIKMARAGLGDQRRPVGSLLFAGPTGVGKTEVTRQLAIALGVELIRFDMSEYMERHTVSRLIGAPPGYVGFDQGGLLTEAITKHPHSVLLLDEIEKAHPDVFNLLLQVMDHGTLTDNNGRKADFRHVTIVMTTNAGAQEMSRPAIGFTESDNRPDGMEAIKRLFSPEFRNRLDAVIQFAPLDTKTIERVVDKLLVEVEAQLESKGVAILFDEAARQWIATHGYDVKMGARPMARLIQERVKRPLAEELLFGKLADGGTVKVGVSADGKELTLTSEPMPRRELAAPQES, via the coding sequence GTGCTGTCGAGCGAACTCGAACAATGCCTGAACGACGCATTCCGCCGCGCGCGGGATTCGCGCCACGAATTTCTCACCGTCGAACACCTCCTGCTGTCGATACTGGACTCGCCGCGCGTCCAGGAAGTGCTGCGCGCATGCGGTGCGGACCTCACCGCCCTCAAGCACGAGCTCACCGAGCACGTCGATCGCAATACGCCGCGCATTGCCGGGCAGGATGAGCACGAGGTGCAGCCGACGCTTGGTTTCCAGCGGGTGTTGCAACGGGCGGTCTTTCACGTGCAGTCGAGCGGCAAGCGCGAAGTGGGTGTGGTCAACGTGCTGGTCGCGATCTTCAGCGAGAAGCAGAGCCACGCGGTGTTCCTGCTCGCCAAGCAGGACGTGCAACGGCTCGACATCGTCAATTACATTTCCCACGGCGTTGCCCGCGTCGGCGACGAGAAAACCGAAAAGACCGAAACGGCGGAAGGCGAGCGCGACGCGGAAGGCGGCAGCGCGCTCGAGAAATACGCGATCAACCTCAACCAGCGGGCGAGCGAGGGGCACATCGATCCGCTGATCGGTCGGCAGCTGGAACTCGAGCGGACCATCGAAATCCTGTGCCGGCGTCGCAAGAACAATCCCCTCTTCGTCGGCGAGGCCGGCGTCGGCAAAACCGCCATCGCAGAAGGACTGGCGCGGCGCATCGTCGAGAACAACGTGCCGGAGGTGCTCACCGACTGCACCATATTCGCCCTCGACATGGGCGCGTTGATCGCGGGCACGAAGTACCGCGGCGATTTCGAAAAACGGCTGAAAGCCGTGATCGGCGAGCTCAAGAAGCTCCCGGGCGCCATCCTGTTCATCGACGAAATTCACACCGTGATCGGTGCCGGCGCGGCCTCCGGCGGCGTCATGGATGCGTCCAACCTGATCAAACCCGTATTGAGCAATGGCGAGATTCGCTGCATTGGTTCGACGACCTATCAGGAGTACCGCGGCATCTTCGAGAAGGATCATGCGCTCGCGCGGCGCTTCCAGAAGATCGACGTCGTCGAGCCGAGTGTCAGCGAAACGGTCGAGATACTGCGTGGTTTGCGCAGCCGGTTCGAAGAGCACCACGGCATCCGCTATACCGATGCGGCACTTGCGGCCGCGGCGGAGCTCGCCGCGCGCCATATCAACGAACGGCACCTGCCGGACAAGGCCATCGACGTGGTCGATGAAGCCGGCGCGCGCATGCGACTGCGCAATGTTGCCGAGCGCGAGGAAGTGGTCGATGTCTCGCACATCGAGGACGTCGTCGCGCGCATGGCGCGCATTCCGCCCAAGAGCGTCTCGACCTCCGACCGCGAGGTGCTGCGAAATCTCGAGCGCAACCTCAAGCTGGTCATATTCGGCCAGGACCAGGCGATCGAAACGCTGGGTGCTGCCATCAAGATGGCGCGCGCCGGGCTTGGCGATCAGCGTCGCCCGGTCGGCTCCCTGCTGTTCGCAGGTCCGACCGGCGTTGGCAAGACCGAGGTGACTCGCCAGCTCGCGATTGCACTCGGCGTCGAACTCATCCGTTTCGACATGTCCGAGTACATGGAGCGGCACACGGTCTCGCGTCTGATCGGCGCACCGCCGGGCTACGTGGGATTCGACCAGGGCGGGTTGCTCACCGAGGCCATCACCAAGCATCCACATAGCGTCCTGTTGCTTGACGAAATCGAAAAAGCGCATCCGGACGTTTTCAATCTGCTGTTGCAGGTCATGGATCACGGCACACTGACCGACAACAACGGACGCAAGGCCGATTTCCGCCACGTCACCATCGTCATGACCACCAATGCCGGCGCGCAGGAGATGAGCCGGCCGGCCATCGGCTTCACCGAGTCCGACAATCGGCCCGATGGCATGGAGGCGATCAAGCGCCTATTCTCTCCGGAGTTTCGCAATCGCCTCGACGCCGTCATCCAGTTTGCGCCGCTCGATACGAAAACGATCGAACGTGTCGTCGACAAGCTGCTGGTCGAGGTCGAGGCACAGCTCGAATCAAAAGGCGTTGCGATCCTGTTCGATGAGGCGGCGCGGCAGTGGATTGCGACCCATGGCTACGATGTCAAGATGGGCGCCCGGCCGATGGCCCGGCTCATTCAGGAACGCGTGAAGCGGCCGCTGGCCGAGGAACTGCTGTTCGGCAAGCTGGCCGACGGCGGTACGGTCAAGGTCGGTGTCAGCGCCGATGGCAAGGAGCTTACGTTGACGAGCGAACCGATGCCGCGACGCGAACTGGCGGCACCGCAGGAGAGCTGA
- the infA gene encoding translation initiation factor IF-1 yields MAKEDAIQMDGEVVETLPNTTFRVKLENGHVVTAHISGKMRKHYIRILTGDQVKVEITPYDLTKGRIIYRGR; encoded by the coding sequence ATGGCGAAAGAAGACGCAATTCAGATGGACGGCGAGGTTGTCGAAACCCTGCCGAACACGACATTCCGGGTCAAACTCGAGAACGGCCACGTCGTCACTGCCCATATCTCGGGCAAGATGCGCAAGCACTATATTCGTATCCTGACGGGCGACCAGGTGAAGGTCGAGATCACGCCTTACGACCTGACCAAGGGCCGCATCATCTACCGCGGCCGCTAG